In Deinococcus sonorensis KR-87, a single window of DNA contains:
- a CDS encoding carbohydrate ABC transporter permease: protein MNRVLSDWRAILVFVGPALLLYTGIVLIPILWSLGLTTYEGSPITGFHRVGAANFVRLLHDATFFKALWFGTRYAVFVSAGQVIFGLLLALMYAFYLKKTSALVRTLVFLPVVLPTVAVAQMVSKLFAIVPQYGLVNSALHALHLDSLVQAWLGQGGTAFWIIAAMDIWKAMGFYAILLYTGLVDIPEETIEAARLDGAQGWSLARFVVLPLLAPITVASLIFSLNGTLKVFDSIMALTGGGPGNATTPLTLLFYKTSFTYSEYGYGSTLALTLAVQCLIVTLLIFWRARRSGA, encoded by the coding sequence ATGAACAGAGTTCTCAGTGACTGGCGAGCCATTCTCGTCTTCGTCGGCCCGGCCCTGCTGCTCTACACCGGCATCGTCCTGATCCCCATTCTCTGGTCGCTCGGCCTGACCACCTACGAAGGCTCCCCCATCACCGGCTTCCACCGGGTCGGCGCGGCGAACTTCGTGCGGCTGCTGCACGACGCCACGTTCTTCAAAGCGCTGTGGTTCGGCACCCGCTACGCCGTGTTCGTCAGCGCCGGGCAGGTCATCTTCGGGCTGCTGCTCGCCCTGATGTACGCCTTCTACCTCAAAAAGACCAGCGCGCTGGTCCGGACCCTGGTGTTCCTGCCGGTGGTGCTCCCCACCGTCGCCGTGGCGCAGATGGTCTCGAAACTCTTCGCCATCGTCCCGCAGTACGGGCTGGTGAACAGCGCCCTGCACGCCCTGCACCTCGACAGCCTGGTGCAGGCGTGGCTGGGGCAGGGCGGCACCGCCTTCTGGATCATCGCCGCCATGGACATCTGGAAGGCGATGGGCTTCTACGCGATCCTGCTGTACACCGGGCTGGTCGACATCCCTGAGGAGACCATCGAAGCGGCCCGGCTCGACGGCGCGCAGGGCTGGTCGCTGGCCCGCTTCGTGGTGCTGCCGCTGCTCGCCCCCATCACCGTGGCGTCGCTGATCTTCAGCCTGAACGGCACCCTCAAGGTGTTCGATTCGATCATGGCCCTGACCGGCGGCGGGCCCGGCAACGCCACCACGCCCCTCACGCTGCTGTTCTACAAGACGTCCTTCACGTACAGCGAGTACGGCTACGGCAGCACCCTCGCGCTCACCCTGGCCGTGCAGTGCCTGATCGTCACGCTCCTGATCTTCTGGCGTGCCCGGAGGAGTGGCGCATGA
- a CDS encoding carbohydrate ABC transporter permease: MNGGTKTMHTTATPAPARTTRVPALHVLQRLPVTLLVLLVVFVAVYPVVWIFLSSLKSSVEFSSSPMWALPQALAWDNYARAWTEGHMSRYFLNSVLAVIPSLALVIVLGVMAAFGLEIMRWRLSNVASLVFLIGIMVPIQIVILPLFTVYFKVHLLDTRLALILTYTAFGLPLVVFFLAGYFKTFAREIIEAAIVDGANIYQVFFRIALPMVMNALVTVALVQFFFMWNDLLVSLTFTQDPDMRTIQSGLLAFTGQYGQREWGPTFASIALAVAPTVLVYLLLNQMVMKGMAAGAVKG; this comes from the coding sequence ATGAACGGAGGAACGAAGACGATGCACACCACCGCCACCCCCGCGCCCGCCCGCACCACCAGAGTCCCCGCCCTGCACGTCCTGCAGCGCCTCCCCGTCACCCTGCTGGTGCTGCTGGTGGTGTTCGTCGCGGTGTACCCGGTGGTCTGGATTTTCCTGTCCTCGCTGAAAAGCAGCGTGGAATTCAGCAGCTCGCCGATGTGGGCGCTGCCGCAGGCCCTGGCGTGGGACAACTACGCCCGCGCCTGGACCGAAGGCCACATGAGCCGCTACTTCCTGAATAGCGTCCTGGCGGTGATCCCGTCACTGGCGCTGGTGATCGTCCTGGGCGTGATGGCCGCCTTCGGCCTGGAAATCATGCGCTGGCGGCTCAGCAACGTGGCGTCGCTGGTATTCCTGATCGGCATCATGGTCCCGATCCAGATCGTGATCCTGCCGCTCTTCACCGTGTACTTCAAGGTGCACCTGCTCGACACGCGCCTCGCGCTGATCCTCACCTACACCGCGTTCGGGCTGCCGCTGGTGGTGTTCTTCCTGGCCGGGTACTTCAAGACCTTCGCGCGGGAGATCATCGAAGCGGCGATCGTGGACGGCGCGAACATCTACCAGGTGTTCTTCAGGATCGCGTTGCCGATGGTGATGAATGCGCTCGTCACGGTGGCGCTGGTGCAGTTCTTCTTCATGTGGAACGACCTGCTGGTCAGCCTGACGTTCACGCAGGACCCGGACATGCGCACCATCCAGTCGGGCCTGCTGGCCTTCACCGGGCAGTACGGGCAGCGCGAGTGGGGCCCGACGTTTGCCAGCATCGCGCTGGCCGTCGCGCCCACCGTCCTGGTGTACCTGCTGCTCAACCAGATGGTCATGAAGGGCATGGCGGCCGGCGCCGTCAAAGGCTGA
- a CDS encoding response regulator transcription factor, translating into MIRLLIAEDQPLMRRGLRTVLETEDDFTVVAEAGTGAQAVELVRAAQPDVVLMDVQMPELSGVDATRLLAAEGLAGRVLILTTFDREDYVLDALRAGAAGYLLKDVDADELARVIRLIARGESFIQPAVAAKYLRLLTQRPAEPQEPLTARELEVLNLLAAGASNKRIAASLAIAESTVKNHVNNILAKLQVRNRTEAALKARERRDSE; encoded by the coding sequence GTGATTCGACTGCTGATCGCCGAGGATCAGCCGCTCATGCGGCGGGGCCTGCGCACCGTGCTGGAGACCGAGGACGACTTCACGGTCGTCGCCGAGGCCGGCACCGGCGCGCAGGCGGTGGAGCTGGTGCGCGCCGCGCAGCCGGACGTCGTCCTGATGGACGTGCAGATGCCGGAACTGTCGGGCGTGGACGCCACGCGGCTGCTGGCGGCCGAGGGACTGGCAGGCCGGGTGCTGATCCTCACCACCTTCGACCGGGAGGACTACGTGCTGGACGCGCTGCGTGCCGGCGCGGCCGGGTACCTGCTCAAGGACGTGGACGCCGACGAGCTCGCGCGCGTGATCCGGCTGATCGCCCGCGGGGAGAGCTTCATCCAGCCCGCCGTGGCCGCCAAGTACCTGCGGCTGCTCACCCAACGTCCCGCCGAACCGCAGGAGCCGCTCACCGCGCGGGAGCTGGAGGTCCTGAACCTGCTGGCAGCCGGAGCGAGCAACAAACGGATCGCCGCAAGCCTTGCGATTGCCGAGAGCACCGTGAAGAACCACGTGAACAACATCCTCGCGAAACTGCAGGTCCGCAACCGCACCGAGGCAGCCCTGAAAGCCCGGGAGCGCCGCGACTCGGAGTGA
- a CDS encoding beta-glucosidase — MTGRHLTWDASADVDARVDALLAQLSLDDKVRLVSGQFIRERTDVGPVGLPPFHLADGPAGLRRSPSGGDPGTATALPAPIALAATWSEDLAAAYGDVLGAEAAAAGHTVLLGPAVDIARAPLAGRTFESFGEEPLLHARLVVPEVQAIQRRGVQASLKHYVLNNQEHARNSVDVQASQRALREVYLPPFEAAVRLGHVASIMASYNRADGQFLCANRALLTDVLRGDLGFRGWVVSDFGANHHTAESVHAGLDWELSFAPKWGEQLLQAVQRGEVSEAAVDEMVRRILRPTVGLPPLARERAMNDPASTDVALRVAQQSIVLLKNTSAMLPLDRTTIRRLAVIGADAQNVSAAGGGSALVRPDSGTSVLQAFQQRLGATAEVQFARGVDHVGAGALLPGLPPVPSSVMAPVGEPGVSGWRAEYWPNPTFDGPPCVTRTDALVELNRGFFDFPGFTPAVTEPLPGDLGPHLSVRWRGTFTVPASGVYRFSLTCAGSGRVVFGETTLLEVHGAPPQGGLLTGRGDGMTWDGTGAPVFTVERYCTQGERHDVLIEYAADLPEQNFLYNAQVRFGWHPPDGTLTPDMQRARDLARDADAVVLVARTFESEAMDRPDLTLPNGQEALIRAICAANPRTVVVLMSGGPVETGSWEAGVPAVLEAWFGGQAQGDAVADVVLGEVNPSGRLPLSFPHDAASTPLQTVAQYPGEAGQVHYSEGVHVGYRGHAALNLPARYPFGFGLSYTTFEYSGLALTLGAERPAASLTAAFTLRNAGGTAGTEVAQVYLQRPDSPAVKLVGWARVALDAGEERRVHVRLDPASTERPLSIWNDALHGWEIQPGRYTLHVGSSSADLPCRHPLLVTSFRRLALDPSPPADGPLLERKP, encoded by the coding sequence ATGACCGGCCGGCACCTGACCTGGGACGCTTCCGCCGACGTGGACGCGCGGGTGGACGCGCTGCTCGCCCAGCTGAGCCTGGACGACAAGGTGCGGCTGGTCAGCGGGCAGTTCATCCGCGAGCGGACGGACGTGGGCCCCGTGGGGTTGCCGCCCTTCCACCTGGCGGACGGCCCTGCCGGACTTCGCCGGTCCCCCAGCGGGGGCGACCCCGGGACGGCCACCGCCCTGCCGGCGCCCATCGCCCTCGCCGCGACGTGGAGTGAGGACCTCGCCGCAGCGTACGGGGACGTGCTGGGCGCAGAGGCGGCCGCGGCGGGCCACACCGTCCTGCTGGGCCCGGCCGTGGACATTGCCCGCGCGCCCCTGGCGGGGCGGACCTTCGAGTCGTTCGGGGAGGAGCCGCTGCTGCACGCGCGCCTGGTGGTGCCGGAAGTGCAGGCCATCCAGCGACGCGGCGTACAGGCGAGCCTCAAGCACTACGTGCTGAACAACCAGGAGCACGCCCGCAACAGCGTCGACGTTCAGGCCTCCCAGCGGGCGCTGCGCGAGGTGTACCTGCCGCCCTTCGAGGCGGCCGTGCGGCTCGGGCACGTGGCGTCCATCATGGCGTCGTACAACCGCGCGGACGGGCAGTTCCTCTGCGCGAACCGCGCGCTGCTCACGGACGTGTTGCGCGGCGACCTGGGCTTTCGCGGGTGGGTGGTGAGCGACTTCGGCGCGAACCACCACACGGCGGAGAGCGTGCACGCCGGGCTGGACTGGGAACTCAGCTTCGCCCCGAAGTGGGGCGAGCAGCTGCTGCAGGCGGTGCAGCGCGGCGAGGTCAGCGAGGCGGCGGTGGACGAGATGGTCCGCCGCATCCTGCGCCCGACCGTGGGCCTGCCTCCACTCGCCCGCGAGCGGGCCATGAATGACCCGGCGAGCACGGACGTGGCCCTGCGCGTCGCCCAGCAGAGCATCGTGCTGCTGAAGAACACGTCGGCAATGCTCCCCTTGGACCGGACCACCATCCGGCGCCTTGCAGTGATTGGTGCCGACGCGCAGAACGTCTCTGCGGCCGGAGGCGGCAGTGCGCTGGTGCGTCCGGACAGCGGCACCAGCGTCCTGCAGGCCTTTCAGCAGCGCCTGGGGGCCACGGCCGAGGTCCAGTTCGCCCGGGGGGTGGATCACGTGGGGGCGGGCGCGCTGCTCCCCGGCCTGCCGCCCGTCCCGTCCAGCGTCATGGCGCCGGTGGGCGAGCCGGGCGTGAGCGGGTGGCGCGCCGAGTACTGGCCGAACCCCACCTTCGACGGCCCGCCCTGCGTGACGCGCACCGACGCGCTGGTCGAGCTGAACCGCGGGTTCTTCGACTTCCCGGGCTTCACGCCAGCGGTCACCGAGCCGCTCCCAGGGGACCTGGGGCCGCACCTGTCGGTCCGCTGGCGGGGAACGTTCACCGTTCCCGCCAGCGGGGTGTACCGCTTCAGCCTGACCTGCGCTGGATCCGGGCGGGTGGTGTTCGGCGAAACCACGCTGCTGGAGGTGCACGGAGCGCCGCCTCAAGGCGGGCTCCTGACGGGTCGGGGAGACGGCATGACGTGGGACGGTACCGGCGCGCCGGTCTTCACGGTGGAGCGGTACTGCACACAAGGCGAACGGCACGACGTGCTCATCGAGTACGCGGCGGACCTGCCGGAGCAGAATTTCCTGTACAACGCGCAGGTCCGCTTCGGCTGGCACCCGCCGGACGGCACCCTCACGCCCGACATGCAGCGGGCCCGGGACCTCGCGCGGGACGCGGACGCCGTGGTGCTGGTCGCCCGGACGTTCGAGAGTGAGGCGATGGACCGACCGGACCTGACGCTCCCGAACGGGCAGGAGGCGCTGATCCGCGCGATCTGTGCTGCCAATCCCCGCACGGTGGTGGTGCTGATGAGCGGCGGGCCGGTCGAGACCGGATCCTGGGAAGCGGGCGTACCCGCCGTCCTCGAAGCGTGGTTCGGGGGACAGGCTCAGGGGGATGCCGTCGCGGACGTGGTGCTCGGTGAGGTCAATCCCTCCGGACGCCTGCCGCTGAGTTTCCCGCACGACGCGGCGTCCACTCCGCTGCAGACGGTCGCGCAGTACCCCGGCGAGGCCGGACAGGTGCACTACAGCGAAGGCGTCCATGTCGGGTACCGCGGGCACGCGGCACTGAACCTTCCCGCACGGTACCCGTTCGGGTTCGGGTTGAGTTACACCACCTTCGAGTACAGCGGCCTGGCCTTGACCCTCGGCGCTGAGCGGCCGGCTGCGTCGCTGACGGCGGCGTTCACGCTCCGGAACGCCGGTGGAACCGCTGGGACAGAGGTCGCGCAGGTGTACCTGCAGCGCCCGGACTCACCGGCGGTGAAGCTGGTCGGGTGGGCCCGGGTCGCCCTGGACGCCGGAGAGGAGCGGCGCGTTCACGTGCGGCTCGACCCGGCCTCCACGGAGCGGCCCCTCTCCATCTGGAATGACGCCCTTCACGGCTGGGAGATTCAGCCGGGCCGCTACACCCTGCATGTCGGGTCATCATCCGCGGACCTGCCGTGCCGTCACCCGTTGCTCGTGACGTCGTTCAGACGTCTGGCGCTCGACCCCTCACCCCCGGCGGACGGACCGCTGCTTGAAAGGAAACCATGA
- a CDS encoding family 43 glycosylhydrolase — protein sequence MNTTGTPSPAPTATPLRTSITPGQPWLDTNGQLIQAHGGSILHVDGVFYWYGENKEHTTGGTDVWHWGVRCYRSSDLYNWEDCGVIIPPVLDDPDSPLHPAQKMDRPHIIFNPKTGQYVCWLKVMQPDDTQKSTVLVAEQLLGPYRIVRTNLQPLGMSAGDFDLVVDPSDGKAYFIFERVHSELIIADLTDDATNVTGYYSTHFPHPHPPFVREAPAYFRRGHLHYLFTSGTTGYFPNPSEVAVATTYHGPWRVLGDPHPDDDSRTSYRSQICSVFRHPHKKDLYIALADRWLGDRPVDARKAALMFETAFASDTPSEHFRRYEQEDPEVFAMPDTSRAGYVWLPVRFDGEMAYLDWHDEWRIEDYQEANSPEEGRPGGA from the coding sequence ATGAACACCACCGGCACGCCCAGCCCGGCCCCCACGGCCACGCCCCTTCGCACGTCCATCACGCCGGGCCAGCCGTGGCTGGACACCAATGGTCAGCTGATCCAGGCGCACGGCGGATCGATCCTGCATGTGGACGGGGTCTTCTACTGGTACGGCGAGAACAAGGAGCACACCACCGGCGGCACGGACGTGTGGCACTGGGGCGTGCGCTGCTACCGCTCGTCGGACCTGTACAACTGGGAGGATTGCGGCGTGATCATCCCCCCGGTGCTGGACGACCCCGACTCGCCGTTGCACCCGGCCCAGAAGATGGACCGCCCGCACATCATCTTCAACCCCAAGACCGGCCAGTACGTCTGCTGGCTGAAGGTGATGCAACCGGACGACACGCAGAAGTCCACCGTGCTGGTCGCCGAGCAGCTCCTCGGGCCGTACCGCATCGTCCGGACGAACCTGCAGCCGCTCGGGATGAGCGCCGGGGACTTCGACCTGGTGGTCGACCCCAGCGACGGCAAGGCGTACTTCATCTTCGAGCGGGTGCACAGCGAACTGATCATCGCGGACCTCACGGACGACGCCACGAACGTCACCGGGTACTACAGCACGCACTTTCCGCACCCGCACCCGCCGTTCGTGCGGGAAGCGCCCGCGTACTTCCGGCGGGGCCACCTGCATTACCTGTTCACGTCCGGCACCACCGGGTACTTCCCCAACCCCTCGGAAGTGGCGGTGGCGACGACGTACCACGGGCCGTGGCGGGTGCTGGGCGATCCACATCCGGACGACGACAGCCGCACGTCGTACCGCTCGCAGATCTGCTCGGTGTTCCGGCACCCACACAAGAAAGACCTGTACATCGCGCTGGCGGACCGCTGGCTGGGCGACCGGCCGGTGGACGCCCGGAAGGCCGCATTGATGTTCGAGACCGCCTTCGCGAGCGACACCCCGAGCGAGCACTTCCGGCGGTACGAGCAGGAAGATCCGGAGGTGTTCGCCATGCCGGATACGTCGCGTGCCGGGTACGTGTGGCTGCCGGTGCGCTTCGACGGGGAGATGGCCTACCTCGACTGGCACGACGAGTGGCGCATTGAAGACTACCAGGAGGCGAACTCCCCTGAGGAGGGGCGACCAGGAGGCGCTTGA
- a CDS encoding family 78 glycoside hydrolase catalytic domain, protein MFRTPPSDVTGLQAEHHPHPFGITTPCPRLSWRTETGLPAWQQRAYQIQQFNAAGELVGDTGRIESSESVVRPWPFEPLQSREHCRVQVQVWGNAGPLSGFSEPLVIETGLLQAQDWSARFITPAWEEDLTKPQPGPLLRREFTLQGAVRRARLYITALGVYDVHLNGQAVTTDVLTPGWTSYRTRLRYQTYDVTALLHDGPNAIGALLGDGWYRGRLGFGGGKRNLYGQRLALLAQLELEYEDGRTERVVSDEQWRASTGPVLAADLYDGETYDARLEQPGWTEPNFDDRSWRPVCILSEDFARLTGPEGPPVRRTERLEPKAIFASPSGRTLVDFGQNVVGWLRITVQGEAGHTVTLRHAEVLEHGELGTRPLRFAAATDHYTLKGEGVETWEPRFTFHGFRYVQVDGWPGELRLEDLQAVVVHSDLQRTGWFECSDPLINQLHQNVVWGMRGNFLDVPTDCPQRDERLGWTGDIQVFAPTASFLYDVSGFLSSWLKDLAADQLDDGAVPAVIPNVLDAPLPAAAWGDAATVVPWALYQRYGDATVLEQQFTSMKAWVEYIHRRTGPSLLWTQDFQFGDWLDPAAPPTNPAGGRTQPGVVATAYFARSAELVAHAAAVLGRTDDATQYRQLAQDIRAAFAAEYVTANGRIISDSSTAYALALQFALLESEDQRASAGQRLRALVREGGYHISTGFVGTPLICDALCSVGEHDAAYRLLTQTECPSWLYPVTMGATTIWERWDSMLPDGRINPGEMTSFNHYALGAVADWLHRTVAGLAPAEPGYRQLEFHPVPGGGLTSACARHLTPYGLTESAWDLQDGTFTLRAVVPPNTTARVTLPNGDVHQVASGTHAWTVPHRTAGVGEPVTLDSDFDTLTRHPELYRQVLETVQAHSADHLDSFRASLQSSLAGASLQRAVWGIPHREALLQKLERLITGQLA, encoded by the coding sequence CTGTTCCGGACACCACCCTCCGACGTCACCGGCCTGCAGGCCGAGCATCACCCTCACCCGTTCGGCATCACCACTCCCTGCCCGCGGCTCAGCTGGCGTACCGAAACGGGCCTCCCGGCGTGGCAGCAGCGGGCCTACCAGATCCAGCAGTTCAATGCTGCGGGGGAGCTGGTCGGCGACACCGGCCGAATCGAGAGCAGCGAATCGGTCGTGCGGCCCTGGCCGTTCGAGCCCCTGCAGTCCCGCGAGCACTGCCGGGTGCAGGTGCAGGTGTGGGGCAACGCTGGTCCCCTGAGTGGCTTTAGTGAACCGCTCGTCATCGAAACGGGTCTCCTGCAGGCCCAGGACTGGTCCGCGCGCTTCATCACGCCGGCGTGGGAAGAAGACCTCACCAAGCCCCAGCCGGGTCCGCTGCTGCGCCGCGAGTTCACGCTCCAGGGCGCGGTGAGGCGCGCGCGGCTGTACATCACCGCCCTGGGCGTGTACGACGTTCACCTGAACGGTCAGGCCGTCACGACCGACGTGCTGACGCCCGGCTGGACCAGCTACCGCACCCGGCTGCGCTATCAGACGTACGACGTGACCGCGCTCCTTCACGACGGCCCGAACGCCATCGGCGCGCTGCTCGGCGACGGCTGGTACCGCGGCCGCCTGGGGTTCGGTGGCGGGAAACGCAACCTCTACGGCCAGAGGCTCGCGCTGCTCGCGCAGCTGGAACTCGAGTACGAGGACGGGCGCACCGAACGCGTCGTCAGTGACGAGCAGTGGCGGGCCAGCACCGGTCCCGTCCTGGCTGCCGACCTGTACGACGGCGAGACGTATGACGCCCGGCTGGAGCAGCCCGGCTGGACCGAACCGAACTTCGACGACCGGTCCTGGCGGCCCGTCTGCATCCTTAGCGAGGACTTCGCGCGTCTCACTGGTCCCGAAGGCCCCCCCGTGCGGCGAACCGAACGGCTTGAGCCGAAGGCGATATTCGCGTCCCCCAGCGGCAGGACGCTGGTGGATTTCGGGCAGAACGTGGTCGGCTGGCTGCGCATCACGGTGCAGGGCGAGGCCGGCCACACCGTGACCCTGCGCCACGCGGAGGTGCTCGAGCACGGCGAACTCGGCACCCGGCCGCTGCGCTTCGCGGCCGCCACCGACCACTACACCCTCAAGGGGGAGGGGGTGGAAACCTGGGAGCCGCGCTTCACGTTCCACGGCTTCCGGTACGTGCAGGTGGACGGCTGGCCCGGCGAACTCCGGCTGGAGGACCTCCAGGCGGTCGTTGTGCACTCGGACCTGCAGCGCACCGGCTGGTTCGAGTGCAGTGACCCGCTGATCAACCAGCTGCACCAGAACGTGGTGTGGGGCATGCGCGGGAACTTTCTGGACGTGCCTACCGATTGCCCGCAGCGCGACGAGCGCCTCGGCTGGACCGGCGACATTCAGGTGTTCGCGCCCACCGCCAGCTTCCTATACGACGTCAGCGGGTTTCTGAGCAGCTGGTTGAAGGACCTCGCGGCCGACCAGCTGGACGACGGCGCCGTCCCGGCGGTCATCCCGAACGTGCTGGACGCCCCGCTCCCCGCCGCCGCGTGGGGGGACGCCGCCACCGTCGTCCCGTGGGCGCTGTATCAGCGGTACGGCGACGCCACTGTCCTGGAGCAGCAGTTCACCAGCATGAAGGCGTGGGTGGAGTACATCCACCGCCGCACCGGCCCGTCGCTGCTGTGGACTCAGGACTTCCAGTTCGGCGACTGGCTGGACCCGGCCGCGCCGCCCACCAATCCCGCTGGGGGCCGGACCCAGCCGGGCGTCGTCGCGACCGCGTACTTCGCCCGGTCCGCGGAGCTGGTGGCCCACGCCGCGGCGGTCCTCGGCCGAACGGACGACGCCACCCAGTACCGGCAGCTCGCGCAGGACATCCGCGCGGCGTTCGCCGCGGAGTACGTCACCGCGAATGGCCGGATCATCAGTGACTCCAGCACCGCCTACGCGCTCGCGCTGCAGTTCGCGCTGCTGGAGAGCGAAGACCAGCGCGCGTCTGCCGGGCAGCGGCTGCGCGCTCTAGTGCGCGAGGGTGGCTACCACATCAGCACCGGATTCGTCGGAACCCCGCTGATCTGCGACGCCCTGTGCAGCGTCGGCGAGCACGACGCGGCGTACCGGCTGCTCACCCAGACCGAATGCCCCAGCTGGCTGTACCCGGTGACGATGGGCGCCACGACCATCTGGGAACGCTGGGACAGCATGCTGCCGGACGGCCGCATCAACCCGGGCGAGATGACGAGCTTCAATCACTACGCCCTTGGGGCCGTCGCGGACTGGCTGCACCGCACCGTCGCGGGCCTCGCCCCGGCCGAGCCTGGGTACCGGCAGCTCGAGTTCCACCCGGTGCCCGGCGGGGGCCTCACCTCCGCCTGCGCCCGGCACCTCACGCCGTACGGCCTTACCGAGAGCGCCTGGGACCTGCAGGACGGGACATTCACGCTGCGGGCGGTGGTGCCGCCCAACACCACCGCCCGCGTCACGCTGCCGAACGGCGACGTGCACCAGGTGGCGTCCGGCACGCACGCCTGGACGGTGCCGCACCGCACGGCCGGCGTGGGCGAGCCCGTGACGCTCGACAGTGACTTCGACACGCTCACCCGCCACCCCGAACTGTACCGCCAGGTGCTGGAGACGGTGCAGGCGCACTCGGCCGACCACCTGGACAGCTTCCGGGCGTCGCTGCAGAGCAGCCTCGCTGGGGCCAGCCTCCAGCGGGCGGTGTGGGGAATTCCGCACCGCGAGGCCCTGCTGCAGAAACTCGAGCGGCTGATCACGGGACAGCTGGCATGA
- a CDS encoding sensor histidine kinase: MSVLSPRPTIRFSVVVAVVALATVVPLVTPDPRVIVSPRGLLALVWIGVVLAALYGLQARPFPGPLLERGGLALLVVAGLTGLSFTYRGLETIPTLFALGTLGARLPARWVVWQSVPLVAYLVWLFSRGTVVQPISTLSNTLGLFGLLYLGFTINRQHALSLQLQQANLELERRAEQEGELSRLRERERLARDLHDTMGHALSTLTVQLEAAKRLATRAPERVPGQIEDAQALARQALRDLRSTLDDLRTGDAPLHTWLAERAGALARQHGWALQHDLQPVSVPPQTAEDVRRIAAEALENVARHAHATRVRLALQEVEGQLQFVVEDHGQGFDPADPPDGHYGVRGMRERAALLGGTLQLSSSPGGTRVALQVPLRVPQPQERTVK; this comes from the coding sequence ATGTCTGTCCTGTCGCCGCGGCCCACCATCCGGTTTTCGGTCGTCGTGGCGGTGGTGGCGCTGGCGACGGTGGTGCCGCTCGTCACGCCGGACCCCCGGGTGATCGTGAGCCCACGCGGCCTGCTGGCGCTGGTGTGGATCGGTGTGGTGCTGGCCGCGCTGTACGGCCTGCAGGCGCGGCCGTTTCCGGGGCCCCTGCTGGAACGCGGCGGGCTGGCGCTGCTGGTGGTGGCGGGGCTGACGGGCCTGAGCTTCACGTACCGGGGCCTGGAGACCATCCCGACGCTGTTCGCGCTCGGGACGCTGGGCGCGCGGCTGCCGGCACGCTGGGTGGTGTGGCAGAGCGTGCCGCTGGTCGCGTACCTGGTGTGGCTGTTCAGCCGCGGTACGGTCGTGCAGCCGATCTCCACGCTGTCGAACACCCTGGGGTTGTTTGGGCTGCTGTATCTGGGATTCACCATCAACCGGCAGCACGCGCTGTCGCTGCAGCTGCAGCAGGCGAACCTGGAGCTCGAGCGCCGGGCGGAGCAGGAGGGGGAACTGTCGCGCCTGCGGGAACGCGAGCGGCTGGCGCGGGACCTGCACGACACGATGGGGCACGCGCTGAGCACCCTGACGGTGCAACTCGAGGCGGCCAAGCGGCTCGCCACACGGGCGCCGGAGCGGGTGCCGGGGCAGATCGAGGACGCGCAGGCGCTGGCGCGACAGGCGCTGCGCGACCTGCGCAGCACCCTGGATGACCTCCGGACCGGGGACGCGCCGCTGCACACCTGGCTGGCGGAACGCGCAGGGGCGCTGGCGCGTCAGCACGGCTGGGCGCTGCAGCACGACCTGCAGCCGGTGTCCGTGCCGCCGCAGACGGCGGAGGACGTGCGGCGCATCGCCGCGGAGGCGTTGGAGAACGTGGCGCGTCACGCGCACGCGACGCGGGTGCGGCTGGCGCTGCAGGAGGTTGAGGGGCAGCTGCAGTTCGTGGTGGAGGACCACGGGCAGGGCTTTGATCCGGCCGACCCGCCGGACGGGCATTATGGCGTGCGCGGCATGCGCGAGCGGGCGGCGCTGCTGGGTGGCACCCTGCAGCTGAGCAGCAGCCCGGGCGGGACACGCGTGGCGCTCCAGGTGCCGCTGCGCGTGCCGCAGCCGCAGGAAAGGACCGTGAAGTGA
- a CDS encoding DUF1175 family protein — translation MNAARVRVRLLWTAVLLALPALGAALPVPVPPVSAMDRDHDGYPDALELVGADRARFADWFASVAESQYYGMSADWKPDTRDCSGLLRYAYFNALAVHDAAWYRKFRYLPPPHTPPVRAYHLPAPLVRYSVFRVAPGEYRSDDVKMGRLVGRTTVQYLIRESMVFVSRDPARARRGDLLIFLRPALASYHSMVYLGGGLVVYHTGASVAEGGEVRLVTLATLMRHPDAAFHPALSNPNFVGVYRWKILE, via the coding sequence ATGAACGCTGCGCGTGTGCGGGTCAGGCTGCTGTGGACTGCGGTGCTGCTGGCGCTCCCGGCGCTGGGCGCGGCGCTTCCGGTCCCGGTCCCGCCCGTGTCGGCCATGGACCGTGACCACGACGGCTACCCCGACGCGCTGGAACTGGTGGGCGCGGACCGGGCCCGCTTCGCCGACTGGTTCGCCAGCGTCGCCGAGAGCCAGTATTACGGCATGAGCGCCGACTGGAAGCCGGACACGCGCGACTGCTCGGGCCTGCTGCGCTACGCCTACTTCAATGCGCTGGCCGTGCACGACGCCGCGTGGTACCGGAAGTTCCGCTACCTGCCGCCCCCGCATACGCCCCCGGTGCGCGCCTACCATCTTCCCGCGCCGCTGGTGCGGTACTCGGTGTTCCGGGTGGCCCCCGGCGAGTACCGCTCGGACGACGTGAAGATGGGCCGGCTGGTGGGCCGCACGACGGTGCAGTACCTCATCCGGGAGTCGATGGTGTTCGTGTCGCGCGACCCGGCCCGGGCGCGGCGCGGCGACCTGCTGATCTTCCTGCGGCCGGCGCTGGCGTCGTATCACAGCATGGTGTACCTGGGCGGCGGGCTGGTGGTGTATCACACCGGGGCGAGTGTGGCCGAGGGGGGGGAAGTGCGGCTGGTGACGCTCGCAACGCTGATGCGGCACCCGGACGCGGCGTTTCACCCGGCGCTGAGCAATCCGAATTTCGTGGGCGTGTACCGGTGGAAGATCCTGGAGTGA